The Desulfobacterales bacterium genome window below encodes:
- the csm6 gene encoding CRISPR-associated ring nuclease Csm6: MKRILLAVSGLSPAVITETIYALFMEKKPVDELHVITTGGGKGKLLETVLSPYEGKLQALIDEYEMPPIDYNPQTNLHVLKDANGKEINDILTPDDNEILLTKCLQLTHEMTTRKDTTVYFLVAGGRKTMTSCLALAAQFYGRPRDRIYHVLIAPSEVERAKSTKTNRSFWYPPKEKQKYSYTDFTDGKVRTINSKDIQVNLINLPYVPARYFLSEQLMDEVKQPADLLAGLIRDEKPALTISLSERKLIFGSMLEAELTHPTWLALYTFFAVKKQECILDESCDNCEKKICFLDFNEISSSDSDIQSIRQMILKKFEEIPDEFPSVYKSFKKEASFNPAKHKINEIILNAFGQSIAPALQISDAPIPLSARTGKRTKKFGILLDRERITIEWKADKEVGTE; this comes from the coding sequence ATGAAAAGGATCCTGCTGGCTGTATCCGGCTTGAGCCCGGCCGTAATTACCGAGACCATCTATGCTCTTTTTATGGAAAAGAAGCCGGTAGATGAGCTTCACGTTATCACGACCGGAGGCGGCAAGGGTAAACTCCTCGAAACAGTTCTTTCACCCTATGAGGGAAAGCTACAGGCTCTTATTGACGAATATGAAATGCCGCCGATAGACTATAACCCGCAAACCAATCTCCATGTTCTGAAAGACGCCAATGGAAAAGAAATAAATGATATCCTAACACCCGACGACAACGAAATCCTGTTGACCAAGTGCCTGCAACTTACCCATGAAATGACCACCAGAAAAGATACGACCGTATATTTCCTGGTGGCAGGAGGTCGAAAAACCATGACCAGCTGCCTCGCTCTGGCAGCACAGTTCTATGGTAGACCCCGGGACCGAATCTATCATGTCCTTATTGCTCCCTCTGAAGTGGAGAGAGCCAAATCCACCAAAACGAACAGATCTTTCTGGTACCCACCCAAGGAGAAACAGAAGTACTCCTACACCGATTTTACTGACGGGAAGGTGAGAACAATAAACAGCAAGGACATCCAGGTTAACCTCATCAATCTGCCGTACGTGCCGGCAAGATATTTTCTGTCGGAGCAACTCATGGATGAGGTCAAGCAACCGGCCGATCTGCTGGCCGGACTGATAAGGGATGAAAAACCGGCACTGACCATCTCATTATCAGAGAGAAAACTGATCTTTGGATCAATGCTCGAAGCGGAATTGACTCACCCGACTTGGTTGGCCTTGTATACTTTTTTTGCAGTCAAAAAGCAGGAATGCATCCTTGATGAATCGTGCGATAATTGCGAGAAAAAAATTTGCTTTCTCGACTTCAATGAGATCTCCTCATCGGACAGCGATATCCAGAGTATCCGCCAAATGATTCTCAAAAAGTTTGAAGAAATCCCGGACGAGTTTCCCTCCGTCTACAAATCTTTCAAAAAAGAAGCATCATTTAATCCCGCTAAACACAAAATAAACGAAATCATCCTCAACGCGTTCGGGCAGTCCATTGCACCGGCACTCCAGATCTCCGACGCGCCCATACCTCTTTCCGCCAGAACAGGGAAGAGGACAAAGAAATTCGGCATACTGTTGGACCGTGAGCGAATAACTATTGAGTGGAAGGCAGATAAGGAGGTAGGGACAGAATAG
- a CDS encoding paraquat-inducible protein A codes for MNNRLILISFNIISAACLVAAFCYPFMYSEFSLELPDWLPDFLAARTQEWIIQKGNIPTGPHYLFEIIRNLFLAREFLVGIAIALFSIGFPFIKIGLVFFLTLFGHKLEATFRHRLLTTLNSVSKWSMADVFIVGMLIVFMKAEGFHFRFTADAGLYFYAAAAVVSAISFHLLMHLPPDRQACKQTTNF; via the coding sequence GTGAACAACCGTCTCATCCTAATATCTTTCAACATCATTTCTGCGGCGTGCCTCGTTGCGGCGTTTTGCTATCCTTTCATGTACAGTGAATTCAGCCTGGAACTGCCGGACTGGTTGCCCGACTTTCTTGCTGCCAGGACCCAGGAGTGGATAATCCAGAAAGGAAATATCCCCACCGGCCCGCATTACCTTTTTGAAATTATCCGCAATCTGTTCCTGGCCCGCGAATTCCTGGTGGGAATCGCCATCGCTCTCTTCTCCATCGGCTTTCCCTTCATCAAGATCGGGCTGGTTTTCTTCCTGACTCTTTTCGGGCACAAGCTGGAAGCAACCTTCAGGCATCGCCTCCTCACCACCTTGAATTCGGTCAGCAAATGGTCCATGGCCGACGTCTTCATCGTCGGCATGCTGATCGTCTTCATGAAGGCGGAGGGCTTCCACTTTCGGTTTACCGCCGACGCGGGACTTTATTTCTATGCGGCGGCGGCAGTTGTGTCAGCGATATCGTTTCATCTGTTAATGCACCTTCCTCCGGATAGGCAAGCATGTAAACAAACCACTAACTTTTGA
- a CDS encoding carbohydrate ABC transporter permease: MGVNRQKLGVAACYLFLTVLALIYLAPVAYMLVSSLKPDDQVLAQGISWRAFMPIDASLTNYYDVFNRVRFPRILFNSLFITSSIMAGGLLVNSLAGYALARLNWPGRKAMLTLVLALLILPFETIAVPLFFQMSLLGWRDSFQVQIVPFIADAFSIYLFYNFFLSLPRELEEAARMDGAGPWRIFFYIIVPMAKPVFATVAILTFLMRWGSYLWPLMVTTGETYRPLPVALAAFENQVKLWGDIMAFGVMMVAPILVVFLIWQRWFVQGVAATGTGGKG, translated from the coding sequence ATGGGTGTCAACAGACAAAAACTGGGCGTTGCGGCCTGCTACCTGTTCCTGACCGTGCTGGCCCTCATCTATCTCGCCCCGGTTGCCTACATGCTGGTAAGCAGTCTGAAGCCCGATGACCAGGTCCTGGCCCAGGGGATTTCCTGGCGGGCCTTTATGCCCATTGATGCCTCCTTGACCAACTATTACGATGTGTTCAACCGGGTCCGTTTTCCCCGGATTCTCTTTAATTCGCTCTTCATCACCTCCTCGATCATGGCCGGCGGGCTGCTGGTGAATTCCCTGGCCGGCTATGCCCTGGCCCGGCTCAACTGGCCGGGCCGCAAGGCGATGCTGACCTTGGTCCTGGCCCTGTTGATTCTTCCCTTTGAGACCATTGCGGTGCCGCTTTTTTTCCAGATGAGTCTGCTCGGCTGGCGGGACAGCTTCCAGGTGCAGATCGTGCCCTTTATTGCCGACGCCTTTTCCATCTACCTGTTCTACAATTTTTTTCTCTCCCTGCCCCGGGAGTTGGAAGAGGCGGCGCGGATGGACGGGGCCGGTCCCTGGCGCATTTTTTTCTACATCATCGTGCCCATGGCCAAGCCGGTCTTTGCCACTGTGGCGATCCTTACCTTTCTCATGCGCTGGGGCAGCTATCTCTGGCCGCTGATGGTCACCACCGGCGAGACCTACCGGCCCCTGCCCGTGGCCCTGGCCGCCTTTGAGAACCAGGTCAAGCTGTGGGGCGATATCATGGCCTTCGGAGTGATGATGGTGGCGCCGATCCTGGTCGTCTTCCTGATCTGGCAGCGCTGGTTCGTCCAGGGAGTGGCTGCCACCGGCACCGGCGGCAAGGGGTAG
- a CDS encoding ATP-binding protein, whose product MDIRFLPHNSHWEDAGAFSRNDPNLKQLLKQPLVHRSALLDTLPCGQPGIYTVSGGRQIGKTTLLKQWMNELLRQNVRPRSIVYLTGELIDDHHSLVRLCSDILAEMEAESPLYVILDEVTYVRDWDKAVKYLADAGLLENTVLVLTGSDLVIIRDARMRFPGRRGTADQVDFHLYPLSFYETVRLKNLFSAEELHALLRADDQASEVLEVLFAEFDNYLVHGGFLTAINDLAGHKRILPATLMTYSDWIRGDFLKRGKQEHYLRELVGVVIKRYTSQITWHSLVDDLSIDHPQTVADYVALLVSMDAAFVQSALREDKLTAAPKKARKVVFADPFIFHALRAWLYPVKDPYTEQIVPLLADRDWNGKLVESCVVTLFRRHYPTYYIKAKGEVDIAYVDQGRFWPVEVKWTGQLRPKDLKQVALYPNSRILTRSRTRGEIAGRPAEPLPLALLRLG is encoded by the coding sequence ATGGACATCCGTTTCCTGCCGCATAACAGCCACTGGGAAGATGCTGGGGCGTTTTCCCGGAATGACCCGAACCTGAAACAATTGCTGAAGCAGCCGTTGGTGCACCGGTCCGCGTTGCTGGACACTCTTCCCTGCGGACAACCCGGGATCTACACGGTCAGCGGCGGCCGGCAGATCGGCAAGACCACGCTTCTGAAACAGTGGATGAACGAACTCCTGCGGCAGAACGTCAGGCCGCGGTCCATAGTCTATTTGACCGGGGAACTCATTGATGATCATCATTCCCTGGTCCGGCTCTGTTCGGATATTCTGGCGGAAATGGAAGCAGAATCACCCCTCTATGTGATTCTGGACGAGGTCACCTATGTCCGCGACTGGGACAAGGCGGTCAAATATTTAGCCGATGCCGGACTGCTTGAAAATACCGTGCTGGTGCTCACCGGGTCGGACCTGGTTATTATCCGGGATGCCCGGATGCGGTTTCCCGGCCGAAGAGGGACGGCCGACCAGGTGGATTTTCATCTCTATCCCCTGAGTTTTTATGAGACGGTCAGGTTGAAAAACCTCTTTTCCGCGGAGGAACTCCATGCTCTGCTGCGGGCCGATGACCAGGCTAGCGAGGTGCTGGAGGTTCTCTTTGCGGAATTTGACAATTACCTTGTCCATGGCGGTTTCCTGACGGCGATCAACGACCTGGCCGGACACAAGCGAATCCTGCCGGCCACCTTGATGACCTACAGCGACTGGATCCGGGGGGATTTTTTGAAAAGAGGGAAACAGGAGCATTATCTGCGCGAACTGGTCGGCGTTGTCATCAAGAGATATACGAGCCAGATCACCTGGCACAGCCTGGTGGACGATCTGTCGATAGACCATCCCCAGACAGTGGCGGACTATGTCGCTCTCCTGGTTTCCATGGATGCCGCTTTTGTCCAATCCGCCCTGAGGGAGGATAAATTAACTGCGGCTCCCAAAAAGGCCCGCAAGGTGGTTTTTGCCGATCCCTTTATCTTTCATGCCCTGCGGGCTTGGCTGTACCCGGTAAAAGACCCCTATACGGAGCAGATCGTGCCTCTGCTCGCGGACCGGGACTGGAACGGCAAGCTGGTCGAGTCCTGTGTTGTCACCCTGTTCCGGCGGCATTATCCGACCTATTATATAAAGGCAAAAGGGGAGGTGGATATTGCCTATGTCGATCAGGGCCGATTCTGGCCGGTGGAGGTGAAATGGACCGGACAGCTCCGGCCCAAGGATTTGAAACAGGTGGCCCTCTATCCCAACAGCCGCATTCTGACACGATCGAGAACCCGGGGGGAAATAGCCGGTCGGCCTGCCGAACCGCTCCCCCTGGCCCTGTTGCGCTTAGGCTGA
- a CDS encoding SagB/ThcOx family dehydrogenase has product MNIRLPEPRQYSKISLEESLARRRSVRDYTGESLSLAEVSQLLWAAQGITVDRGGRTAPSAGALYPLELYVFAGNIEKLAAGIYHYRPKQHELVLAREGDLRGRLAGAALGQDAVRDGAIALVFTAVPQRTTRKYGRRGIRYIFIEAGHAAQNVCLQATALGLGAVIIGAYYDDRVSALLGLSEGEDPLYIIPVGRVK; this is encoded by the coding sequence ATGAATATTCGCTTGCCTGAACCTCGACAATACAGCAAGATCTCTCTGGAAGAAAGTCTGGCCCGGAGACGATCGGTCCGCGACTACACCGGAGAATCGCTCAGCCTGGCCGAGGTCTCGCAGCTGCTCTGGGCGGCCCAGGGGATAACCGTTGACCGGGGCGGCCGGACCGCGCCCTCGGCCGGTGCCCTGTATCCCCTGGAGCTGTATGTCTTTGCCGGCAATATTGAGAAGCTGGCGGCCGGGATTTATCATTACCGGCCCAAGCAGCATGAACTGGTTCTGGCCAGGGAGGGGGATCTGCGCGGCCGGTTGGCCGGGGCCGCCCTGGGCCAGGACGCTGTCCGTGACGGCGCCATTGCCCTGGTTTTCACTGCCGTGCCCCAGCGAACCACCCGGAAGTATGGCCGGCGGGGCATCCGGTATATCTTTATCGAGGCCGGCCATGCGGCCCAGAACGTCTGTCTGCAGGCAACCGCCCTGGGGCTGGGCGCGGTCATCATCGGCGCATATTATGATGACAGGGTCTCCGCCCTCTTGGGCCTTTCGGAAGGGGAGGACCCCCTGTACATCATCCCGGTGGGCAGGGTCAAATAG
- a CDS encoding aconitate hydratase: MGKTVTEKILAAHLVEGRLEKGEEIGIRIDQTLTQDATGTMAYLEFEAIGLPRVKTELSVCYVDHNLVQSDFRNADDHRFLQSVARRYGLYFSPPGNGISHQVHVERFGMPGKTLLGSDSHTPTGGGLGMLAMGAGGLDVAMAMAGRPFYLVMPRVYGVRLTGRLPQWVSARDVLLELLRQLSVKGGVGYVMEYFGPGVKELSVTDRASITNFGAELGATTSVFPADENTRIFLQSQGRGDQWQELAADADAVYDQVIEIDMSALEPLIACPSSPDNVVPVREVAGRPVNQVLVGSCSNSSLRDLLLVAKVLEQETISPEVSFEINPGSRQVLENLTALGDMLSLIKAGARVHQAGCLGCIGMGQAPATGTISLRTFPRNFPGRSGTRNDQVYLCSPEVAVAAAIKGRITDPRELANYPRITLPERYLPGDQRIEPPLAKAKAETIEIVRGPNIAPFPEMDAPAETWHGRVLLKLGDNITTDHIMPAGAKILPLRSNIPAISEYVFNSVDPELVARAKTVRDQGEVGVVVGGENYGQGSSREHAALAPRFLGIRVKLVKSFARIHKANLVNFGILPLTFVDPGDHDAITQGEEVVIRELRSSLAAGAETITVEVGGRPVRARLEVSARHREILLAGSLLNWAAATG; the protein is encoded by the coding sequence ATGGGAAAGACAGTTACGGAAAAGATTCTGGCCGCGCATCTTGTTGAGGGACGCCTGGAAAAGGGAGAAGAGATCGGGATCCGCATCGACCAGACCCTGACCCAGGATGCCACCGGCACCATGGCCTACCTGGAGTTCGAGGCCATTGGTCTTCCGCGGGTAAAGACCGAACTTTCGGTCTGTTACGTTGATCATAACCTGGTGCAGTCGGATTTTCGCAATGCCGATGACCACCGTTTTCTGCAATCAGTGGCCCGCCGGTACGGCCTTTATTTCTCGCCGCCCGGCAACGGGATCTCGCACCAGGTCCATGTGGAGCGTTTCGGCATGCCCGGCAAAACCCTGCTGGGCTCGGACAGCCATACCCCCACCGGCGGCGGCCTGGGGATGCTGGCCATGGGCGCCGGCGGTCTGGATGTGGCCATGGCCATGGCCGGCCGGCCTTTTTATCTGGTGATGCCCAGGGTCTACGGGGTCAGGCTGACCGGCCGGCTGCCCCAGTGGGTATCGGCCCGGGACGTGCTCCTCGAACTCTTGCGGCAGTTGTCGGTCAAGGGCGGGGTCGGTTATGTCATGGAGTACTTCGGACCCGGGGTCAAGGAGCTGTCGGTCACCGACCGGGCATCGATCACCAATTTCGGCGCTGAACTGGGGGCCACCACCTCGGTATTTCCCGCGGATGAAAATACGAGAATATTTCTGCAGAGCCAGGGCCGCGGTGATCAGTGGCAGGAACTGGCGGCTGATGCGGATGCGGTGTACGATCAGGTGATCGAGATCGACATGTCCGCCCTGGAACCGCTCATTGCCTGCCCCTCTTCGCCGGATAACGTGGTCCCGGTCCGGGAAGTGGCCGGCCGGCCGGTGAACCAGGTCCTGGTCGGCTCCTGTTCCAACTCCTCGCTCCGCGATCTGCTGCTGGTGGCCAAGGTGCTGGAACAGGAGACAATCAGCCCCGAGGTCAGCTTTGAGATCAACCCGGGCAGCCGGCAGGTCCTGGAGAATCTTACCGCCCTGGGCGATATGCTGAGCCTGATCAAGGCCGGCGCCCGGGTCCACCAGGCCGGTTGCCTCGGCTGCATCGGCATGGGCCAGGCCCCGGCCACCGGCACCATCTCGCTCAGGACCTTTCCCCGTAACTTCCCGGGCCGGAGCGGCACCCGGAACGATCAGGTGTACCTTTGCAGCCCGGAGGTGGCGGTGGCCGCGGCGATCAAGGGCCGGATCACCGATCCCCGCGAGTTGGCCAACTACCCGCGGATCACCCTGCCGGAGCGCTACCTGCCCGGTGACCAGCGGATCGAGCCGCCGCTGGCCAAGGCCAAGGCCGAGACAATCGAGATCGTCCGCGGCCCGAATATCGCCCCTTTCCCGGAGATGGACGCCCCGGCCGAGACCTGGCATGGCCGGGTACTGCTCAAGCTGGGCGACAACATCACCACCGACCATATCATGCCGGCCGGCGCCAAGATCCTGCCCTTGCGCAGCAATATCCCGGCGATCAGCGAATATGTGTTTAATTCCGTTGATCCGGAGCTGGTGGCCCGGGCCAAAACGGTCCGCGACCAGGGCGAGGTCGGGGTGGTGGTCGGCGGTGAGAACTACGGCCAGGGCTCTTCCCGGGAACATGCCGCACTGGCCCCCCGCTTTTTGGGCATCCGGGTGAAACTGGTCAAGAGTTTTGCCCGGATCCACAAGGCGAATCTGGTCAATTTCGGTATCCTGCCCCTTACCTTTGTTGACCCCGGCGACCATGACGCCATCACCCAGGGGGAGGAGGTGGTGATCAGGGAACTGCGCTCTTCCCTGGCTGCCGGGGCTGAAACCATTACCGTGGAGGTGGGTGGCCGGCCGGTCCGGGCACGGCTGGAGGTGTCGGCCCGGCACCGGGAGATCCTGCTGGCCGGCAGCCTCCTGAACTGGGCCGCCGCGACCGGGTAA
- a CDS encoding DUF362 domain-containing protein codes for MHLSSQSVALRRCAVYCRRDLKQEVDRICNALSFTPGPGSRVLLKPNLVSARPKTSLACTHPQFVAAVAEWFIDHGARVMIGDSPAFGSARQVMKACGITKAVAGLPVRLVNFRKKRQVVLRGGVSVGLAARALDCDLLINLPKVKAHCQVLVTLAVKNYFGVVVGARKSLWHMRFGGCPGRFSGLILDLLDHLPNGITLADGIIAMQGNGPMAGRAYPLGLISGSTNPVALDTALGAILGIDPGKAPLQVEAVRRGLAGCRLATLSYPLLDPDGPRVDDFDLPEQLRPLRFEPFRILAGGARRLLAFMRPGR; via the coding sequence ATGCATCTCAGTTCACAGTCGGTTGCCCTCCGGCGTTGCGCCGTCTATTGCCGCCGGGACCTGAAGCAGGAGGTCGACCGGATCTGCAACGCCCTCTCCTTTACTCCCGGCCCCGGCAGCCGGGTCCTGCTCAAACCGAATCTGGTCAGCGCCCGGCCGAAGACCTCCCTGGCATGCACCCATCCGCAATTCGTGGCCGCGGTGGCCGAGTGGTTCATCGATCATGGAGCCCGGGTGATGATCGGTGATTCGCCGGCCTTCGGCTCCGCCCGGCAGGTGATGAAGGCCTGCGGGATCACCAAGGCGGTGGCCGGGCTGCCGGTGCGACTGGTCAATTTCCGCAAGAAGAGACAGGTGGTTCTAAGGGGTGGGGTGTCGGTGGGACTTGCCGCCCGGGCCCTGGACTGCGATCTGCTGATCAACCTGCCCAAGGTCAAGGCCCATTGCCAGGTACTGGTGACCCTGGCGGTGAAAAATTATTTCGGTGTGGTGGTCGGGGCGCGGAAATCGTTGTGGCACATGCGCTTCGGCGGGTGCCCGGGCCGGTTTTCCGGGTTGATCCTCGACCTGCTCGACCACCTTCCCAACGGGATAACCCTGGCCGACGGGATCATCGCCATGCAGGGCAACGGCCCCATGGCCGGCAGGGCCTATCCCCTGGGGCTGATCAGCGGCTCAACCAACCCGGTGGCCCTGGATACGGCGCTGGGGGCGATACTGGGTATTGATCCGGGCAAGGCTCCCTTGCAGGTGGAGGCGGTCCGGCGCGGCCTGGCCGGCTGCCGATTGGCAACACTCAGCTATCCCCTGCTGGACCCGGATGGGCCGCGGGTGGATGATTTCGACCTGCCGGAACAACTCCGGCCGCTCCGGTTTGAACCGTTCCGGATCCTGGCCGGCGGGGCCCGGCGGCTGCTTGCATTCATGCGGCCCGGCCGTTGA
- the fabL gene encoding enoyl-[acyl-carrier-protein] reductase FabL encodes MFKLQGKVALITGGSRGIGKAIAVRFAQSGVHVVVNYVRHRRDAEECARAVEAHGVKCLVIKANVAKDDDVQSMFARISEQFPVLDFLVSNAASGVLKPALELSSRHWNWAMDINARALLTLARFAVPLMPRNGRIMAVSSLGAVRAIENYTAVGASKAALESLVRHLAVELGPRGINVNTISAGAVDTAALKKFPNRKEILDTALARTPLGRLTTPEDVADVALFLCSDLSAMIQGQTIVVDGGYSIRG; translated from the coding sequence ATGTTCAAGCTGCAGGGAAAGGTGGCCCTGATCACCGGGGGATCCAGGGGGATCGGCAAGGCGATTGCGGTCAGATTTGCCCAGAGCGGGGTGCACGTGGTGGTCAACTACGTGCGCCATCGGCGGGATGCCGAGGAGTGCGCCCGGGCGGTTGAGGCGCACGGAGTGAAGTGCCTGGTGATCAAGGCCAACGTGGCCAAGGACGATGATGTCCAGTCAATGTTTGCCAGGATCAGCGAGCAGTTTCCCGTGCTGGATTTCCTGGTCAGCAATGCCGCCTCCGGGGTGTTGAAACCGGCACTGGAACTGAGTTCCCGGCACTGGAACTGGGCCATGGACATCAATGCCCGGGCCCTGCTGACCCTGGCCCGTTTCGCGGTGCCGTTGATGCCCCGCAACGGGCGGATAATGGCGGTGTCCAGCCTGGGGGCGGTGCGCGCCATTGAAAACTATACCGCGGTCGGCGCCTCCAAGGCGGCCCTGGAATCACTGGTGCGCCACCTGGCCGTGGAACTCGGACCCCGCGGCATCAATGTCAATACCATCAGCGCCGGGGCCGTGGATACCGCGGCATTGAAAAAATTTCCCAACCGCAAGGAGATCCTGGACACCGCCCTGGCCCGGACCCCGCTGGGCCGGCTCACCACCCCGGAGGATGTGGCTGATGTGGCCCTGTTTCTCTGCAGCGACCTTTCCGCCATGATCCAGGGGCAGACCATTGTGGTGGACGGCGGTTATTCGATCCGCGGTTAG
- the tilS gene encoding tRNA lysidine(34) synthetase TilS, with protein sequence MHPLEKKVKKILGRQQLLVPGDRVLVAVSAGPDSMALLHLLARLAGPGDFSIIAAYVNHGLRPVEAAQEEELVGRRAAVLDIPWVIGRVAVREHAENKGLSLEHAARDLRYAFLDKTAAREQADKIGLAHTADDQAEELLIRLIRGTGRAGLAGMKTIRAGRYIRPLLAIPKDELLRYLHDREIPWLRDSSNQDRSLLRNRVRQELLPFLAQRFNPNIRETLLRTATILQDEEALLAELCATAAAGIFSQSTDRQASEKDSAPPPLTLNLDRLRQQPRALQRRLLETACWLMDTRPDFRVIAQLLELIDTRRPAAGLHLANGLRARREGNILLFSFPRGQGRLRGDLGG encoded by the coding sequence ATGCATCCCCTGGAAAAAAAAGTAAAAAAAATACTCGGGCGGCAACAGCTGCTCGTCCCGGGCGACCGGGTGCTGGTCGCGGTCTCGGCCGGTCCTGATTCCATGGCCCTGCTGCACCTGCTCGCCCGACTGGCCGGGCCGGGCGATTTTTCAATAATCGCCGCCTATGTCAACCACGGATTGAGGCCCGTTGAGGCGGCCCAAGAGGAGGAACTGGTCGGCAGGCGGGCCGCGGTACTCGATATCCCCTGGGTCATCGGCCGGGTGGCGGTCCGCGAGCATGCCGAGAACAAGGGCCTCTCCCTGGAACATGCGGCCCGGGACCTTCGTTACGCCTTTCTGGACAAAACCGCGGCCCGGGAGCAGGCCGACAAGATCGGCCTGGCCCATACCGCCGACGACCAGGCCGAGGAACTCCTGATCCGCCTCATCCGCGGCACCGGCCGGGCCGGGCTGGCCGGGATGAAGACCATCAGGGCCGGCAGGTACATCCGTCCCCTGCTCGCCATTCCCAAGGATGAACTCCTCCGCTATCTGCACGACCGGGAGATCCCCTGGCTCAGGGACAGTTCCAACCAGGACCGGTCCCTGCTCAGGAACCGGGTCCGGCAGGAACTGCTCCCCTTTCTTGCCCAACGTTTCAACCCGAACATCCGGGAGACCCTGTTGCGCACCGCGACCATCCTCCAGGATGAGGAAGCGTTGCTCGCCGAACTGTGCGCTACAGCGGCGGCCGGGATATTCTCCCAGTCAACGGACCGGCAAGCAAGCGAAAAAGACTCAGCCCCCCCGCCCCTGACCTTAAACCTCGACCGGCTGCGGCAACAGCCCCGGGCCCTGCAGCGCCGGCTGCTGGAAACAGCCTGCTGGCTGATGGATACCCGCCCGGATTTCCGCGTCATCGCCCAACTGCTGGAATTAATCGATACCAGACGGCCGGCCGCCGGCCTGCACCTTGCCAACGGGCTGCGGGCCCGAAGGGAGGGGAACATACTGCTGTTCTCCTTCCCGCGGGGGCAGGGCCGGTTGCGCGGCGATCTGGGTGGCTGA
- a CDS encoding methylated-DNA--[protein]-cysteine S-methyltransferase, whose product MTMIGAIRGRAKVCSPLFHTAACRVEWLAFYVIAADTGIAGLTFSRAAHVRACERISRRCANARFATDRGLGREIASAVSRYLQGRSPGVAYPVCSLLLAAGTPFQQRVWQRISGISPGMTRTYGELAVELGGPGYARAVARACAANPLALIVPCHRVVGARGPGGFAGGATVKQRLLQLEAARN is encoded by the coding sequence ATGACCATGATCGGTGCGATCCGCGGCAGGGCGAAGGTCTGTTCACCTCTCTTTCATACGGCCGCCTGCCGGGTGGAGTGGCTCGCCTTTTATGTCATTGCCGCTGATACGGGAATTGCCGGGCTTACCTTTTCCCGGGCCGCCCATGTCCGGGCCTGTGAACGAATCAGCCGCCGTTGTGCCAACGCCAGGTTTGCAACGGATCGTGGTCTTGGCCGGGAGATTGCTTCAGCGGTCAGCCGCTATCTCCAGGGCAGGAGCCCGGGGGTCGCCTATCCGGTCTGCTCCCTGCTGCTTGCGGCCGGCACCCCTTTTCAACAGCGGGTCTGGCAGCGCATCTCCGGGATCAGCCCGGGGATGACCCGTACATACGGTGAACTGGCCGTTGAACTGGGCGGCCCGGGATATGCCCGGGCCGTGGCCCGGGCCTGCGCCGCCAACCCCCTGGCCTTGATCGTTCCCTGCCATCGGGTGGTCGGGGCCCGGGGTCCGGGAGGTTTTGCCGGCGGCGCGACCGTCAAGCAGAGGCTGTTGCAACTTGAGGCGGCCCGGAATTGA